One part of the Lotus japonicus ecotype B-129 chromosome 2, LjGifu_v1.2 genome encodes these proteins:
- the LOC130736839 gene encoding LEAF RUST 10 DISEASE-RESISTANCE LOCUS RECEPTOR-LIKE PROTEIN KINASE-like 1.2, which produces MRATSEEIKKVNEAHGATLVTKDAEITSLLARIKELEGELSVEKAKATEAREQAADIAYDSRERGFYLAKDQAQHLFPNLDFSAMGVMKEITAEGLCPKHFRNEVEILTGLVHPNLVSLNECTARNSPELLLVYEYISNGTVAKHLRGRRANPALSCPSRMCIAVETASALKYFHAAEVIHRDVKTDNILLDMHFHIKLADFILSRLLRHDVSHVTTGLLGTPGYVDTEYSQCYRLTSKSNVYNFGVVLIERISSLPTFEWHTTENLLANIAITKIQNQKLHELVHPSLGFDSDSKVNQMISGVVELAFRCLQSSGSLRPSMDEVLSTL; this is translated from the exons ATGCGGGCTACTTCCGAAGAGATCAAGAAGGTGAACGAGGCTCATGGGGCAACCCTCgtcacgaaagatgctgagattacttCCCTTCTTGCGAGGATCAAAGAGCTAGAGGGCGAGCTATCAGTGGAaaaagccaaagccactgaggcgagggaacaagccgctgacattgccTATGACAGTCGCGAGCGgggcttctacctcgccaagGACCAAGCTCAACACTTGTTCCCGAATCTTgattttagcgccatgggagtgaTGAAGGAAATCACTGCTGAAGGATTG TGTCCTAAACACTTTAGAAATGAAGTTGAGATCCTAACTGGTCTAGTGCACCCAAATCTGGTGTCACTCAATGAATGCACTGCTCGCAATAGCCCTGAGCTTCTCCTTGTGTATGAGTACATCTCCAATGGAACTGTTGCTAAGCATCTTCGCGGTCGCCGAGCCAACCCTGCACTCTCTTGTCCAAGTCGGATGTGTATTGCTGTGGAGACCGCCAGTGCGCTCAAATATTTTCACGCAGCTGAAGTCATCCACCGAGATGTGAAAACCGATAATATTCTGCTTGACATGCATTTTCATATCAAACTTGCAGATTTCATTCTTTCACGTCTTCTCCGGCATGATGTATCGCATGTTACAACAGGTCTACTAGGGACACCGGGGTATGTGGATACAGAGTACAGTCAGTGCTATCGGCTTACCAGCAAAAGTAATGTCTACAACTTTGGAGTTGTGCTGATTGAGCGTATATCATCCTTACCTACGTTTGAGTGGCATACAACAGAAAACCTTTTGGCCAACATTGCAATCACCAAAATTCAGAACCAAAAATTGCATGAGCTGGTGCACCCATCACTTGGATTTGATTCAGATAGCAAGGTCAACCAAATGATCAGTGGTGTGGTCGAGCTAGCATTTCGGTGCTTGCAGAGTTCCGGAAGTTTGAGACCTTCCATGGACGAAGTTCTGAGTACCCTCTAG
- the LOC130736840 gene encoding uncharacterized protein LOC130736840 has translation MTSKFEGWMPTVIELLENRLNKPSHHIFSPFLQSRLVSSQAYLFSPPLSQFHPKSFAPLASGFSSRVSVSTLPLQFFPSSIPLLHFILISASSSTNEKDQNGVGQLGIGLSGMQKQDEGFAALSTEDYCFFHLPSPDSVSSDDSGIFSPAARSQSSSSHLLPLCLHQRQKAQIHASVLESLGKKV, from the exons ATGACAAGTAAGTTTGAAGGCTGGATGCCCACAGTAATCGAGCTGTTAGAGAACAG GTTAAATAAACCTAGCCATCACATTTTCTCTCCTTTTCTTCAATCACGTTTGGTTTCCTCTCAAGCGTATCTTTTTTCTCCTCCTCTCTCACAATTCCATCCCAAATCCTTTGCTCCTCTCGCATCCGGTTTCTCCTCACGCGTCTCTGTTTCTACCTTGCCTCTCCAGTTTTTTCCATCGTcgattcctcttcttcacttCATTCTAATAAGCGCCTCCTCATCGACGAATGAAAAAG ATCAGAATGGTGTGGGTCAATTGGGTATCGGCCTTTCGGGTATGCAGAAGCAAGATGAGGGCTTTGCTGCCCTATCAACAGAAGACTATTGTTTTTTTCATTTGCCTTCGCCTGATTCAGTTTCAAG CGACGACTCAGGTATCTTCTCCCCGGCGGCTAGGTCTCAGTCCTCCTCTTCACACTTGCTGCCATTATGCCTTCATCAACGTCAG AAAGCACAAATTCATGCTTCTGTGTTAGAAAGTCTTGGTAAAAAAGTTTGA